TATCGTCGCACAAAGTAAAAGTAGTAGACTCCACCGCTGCGGGAGATGCCTTTGTCGGTGCGCTAGGAGCCAAGCTCGCAGATGGCGAGTCACTGACCGAATCAGTGCGCTATGGCTGTGCCGCCGGGGCACTAGCCTGCACCGTATCTGGTGCGGCTCCATCGCTACCAACAGCAGCTGCTTTAGAATCATTGCTGGTGAGCAGCAGGTAATTGAGTAGCAATTAGTTGAGCAGCAACTACTTGAGCCGCAGGTAATTGCGCAGTAACTACTTGAGCAGCAGTTAGAGCGGCAGCAACTAAATTTGCTTACCCTCGGCAAAATTTGTCTGATAATGGGTAAGAAGTAGTAGCAATACCTGAGACAAAAATAGTTGATGCCATTGGTTAACAGGCGATTTGGGCTCTTACTTGTGCTTGCACTAGGTATCTCTAGTCAGCAGCTAATGCTGCCTAAAGCAGCTCTAGCAGAGGATATGACCAAGACTATTTTTAAGCAAGCAGACTCTGCTGAGATACACGGCGATAACGCCGGCTCAATTAAACTCTACTTGCACTTGATTGACACGATAGGCAAATCAGATCCAACAAGTCCTCGTATACTGAGAGCCAGAGCGCGTATCGCCAGGTTGCATCTACTGGAACATGAGTACGACGAGGCAACACCTTACGTCAAAAGTATACTAATAGCACCTCAGTCGAGGGTATCAGAAGACCCTGAGTTGATGGTTGATATCGACGACCTCTCTGACGCCTACTTGCGCTATCAAAAGGACCCTGTAAACGGCTACAACAGCCTGGTACGCTCATACAAATTGCGCTGCTTTATCAATCCAAAGCATCCTCATTTGCCTGAGACTTATCAGAGTTTTGCACGTTATGAGCAAGCGCACGGCAACTTTGATAAAGCCATTGAATGGTTGCAAAAGGCAGTGGCTATCGAGAGCACTTATCCACCTCAAAAGTTGGAGAGGTACGTGCACGACATGACGATGATCTATGCCATCTATCAACAAAAGGGTGACAACAAAGCGGCTGAGTCTGTGATGCGTGATTGCCTCGCTGTATGTGTAAAGAGCAAATGCGCTGACTATCTCAAAGGTCAGACGTATCTAAACATTGGCTACGCCTTGATGAAGCAAAAGCAGTACGAAAAAGCAGACGAAAACTTTAAGCTGGCAGGAGAAAATCTCAAAAGTTGCCCGCCACAATACAGCTATATATGTAGTGTCCTGGAAGCGCGTGTGCGCGAAAACAATGCTTGGCGCACTAAGCCTGCTGGCAAAAAAGCAGGCACCTGAGTAAGTTTGCTGACCCAGTTTGCTAAACCAAAAACTTCTATTGCGCTGCTTTGCGGTAAGCGGCTATTTCCGCTGGATTAGGCAGTGTTATCTGTGCCCCTTCGCGAAGCGGTGTGACACCGACTGCTGGCGCCGGGAGCACGTAGCGGGTATTTTTGCGCACAATTAGTGGCGCTAGATTTTGGTCCTGCAATTGAGATATGGCGACTGACTCTGCCGTGTCGCCCGGCTTGACAGTGTAGAGATATTTGGATTGGCGCGATGCGCCCAACAACAAGTCTGCAGTGCTGGATGCGGCGGTAGTTGATTGGGAATCAGAAGTAGATGATGAAATAGTAGCTTGCTGTTCCTCGTCCTCCTCGGAGAGCGTCTCCTCCAGGGCATCAATAGCAGGATTGACATAACGCTTGCGTTTGGTCGATGTGGTGTCGGTTGGCTCGGCGAGCAGTTGACCGTCGTCCACATCCGTTATCGGCTTTATGTGGTCGTCTGGTTCCAACGAATTTGTTGAAGGCGCGCTCTGAGGCTTGGCGTCATTAGCCTTATCGCTTTGTACCTTGTCACTTTGGGACCTGGCGTCTTGCACCTTATCACTTTGAGCTTTGTCGCTCCATACCTTAAGAGGCACAGTGGCAGCTTCCTGAACTTTGCTTTCTTCAAAGCGCGGCACCCGATGCCCTGGCACAACCTTTTGACCGCCATAGGTGCCATCAGGCAGGTGCAGACGGATCTCTGGTCTAGCGACGCGCGCAGTCGGCGCACCGTCGTCTTTGATTATCGTTGTATTCTCAACCTGGGAGGCTATCTTAATGCCCTTTAGCCCGGTCGGTAAAAGCAGCGGTATGAGGCGACCAGTGTCAAAATGCGGGCTCAAGTCCGGTACCTTGCCCCACTCCGCCTTAACGACACGCTCCGCGCCAGCAGCAGGAGGGCGTGCAGAGCTATCTGGTTTTACTATGGCAACGGATCTCGTATCTGGTTTAGTCTCTGGTTTGGTCTCTTGTTTGGCATCTGGCTTGGTCCCCGGTTTGGTCTCTGATTTGGTTTCAGATTTGATATCAGAACCGATTTTGCCTTCTACCTTTGCTCCAGGCTTAGAGTCACTGGTTGATTTTGCTTCTGGCTTTGCGCCGAACCTGTCATCACTGGAGGTCTTTGCCTCTGGTCTGGCGCCGGATTTGGAAGATTGCGCATCACCCTTTGAGCCAACATTATCCTGCCGTTTACCAGCCGACGATGACTTTATCTCTATATCTTTGAGTACAAAACTCAATCTGGGCCCTGTGGCAGCTGATTTTTGAGTCTGTCTACCGTCGGCAACATCGGTGCGCGGCTCAGGACGCAACCTCATAATCTGCTCAGCGATATTGTTTAAAATCGGTATGCCCATCATCCGTGACGAGACGGTCTGCTCCGCACGCGGAGCACGACTGCCGTCAACAAAACGGTCGGCTCCCTTAGGCGCAATTTTGTCACTAACTTGAGAGTTTGGTTTGTCAAACGGCTTACCTTTTTCTCCTAAAGGAGCATTGGTCCTGTCAGTGGACTTGGCGCTCTTTTCGCCCGGTTGAACCGTAGATCTATCTCCGACCTTAACCTGTGTATTGTCCCAATTCCTGACTTGTGTCTTATCCGAATTTTTGTCTGAAATGAGCAAGCCTGTTTTATCGCCGGGCTTGGTGTTTTTTTCCGTCAATGGAGCCCCTGGTTTATCGCCTGGTCTTTTGTCGGACGTTGGCATCACTGGCTTATCGCTTGGTCTCTTATCGGCAATTGCCATCCCAGGTTTTTCACCAGACTTATTGATGCGCTCATTGATTTTGTCCGCGAGGTTGTTGAGCAAAGCGTTCCTGCCCGATAGTGGTAAGCCGCTAGCACCCTTCTCTCCAGCTCTATCACCAGGCTTAGCACCAAACTTGCCGTCTAGTTTGCCCTCGAGTTTAGAGTCAGACTTGCCATCGAGCTTGTTACCAGTCTTGGCGTCGGCGCCTTCGGAGCGTCTTGCGCCACGAGCGTCTTTGTCAGATTTGCCAACAAAACCGTCAATTGTAGACAGTTTACTGCTGATACCTTTTAACTCACCGTTGGGCAATAATCCTGCCACCGGATTACGAACGCCAGCAAGCGGAGCTTTGGCGTCGGTAATTTTGTCGACGTTAGCTTTGCCATCTAAGCTTTGGGGCAGCCTACCAGTAGCGGACTTTGAATCCCCTGGAGCATGGCTGCTAAAGTCAGATTTGTAGGCGCCTCGCGCCTCAGAGGACGCCGCGCGCGAGACTGAATTTGTCTCTGCTGCGCGAGCAGAATCTCCAACTAGATTGGTTGACTTAGGCTGCTCGGCTGCCGCAGAGGGCTTAGTCTCTGGAGCCGTGGAGATTGCCTTTGTCGCATCGGCAACACTGGCTGTTTTGCCTTGCTCCTTAGGTGTAGACTCTCGATTAAAAGCTGCGACTAACGGCGAGGCAGCTGCACCTGAGACCAATGGACTCGAGGCAGCCACATCGCCTTGAGGAGCCGACTTGGTCTGATTAGAGGTAGCTTCTGCGGGCTTGACCGGCTCAGTAATACCATGGATCTGCTTAGGCGTAGACTGCTCTGTAATCGCTGATACAGCAGGTATTCCGGCTCGTTGGGCATCAGGTGCAGCTAGGTGTTCAGATGCTTTTGCTACCAAGCCTTGATTGCTGAGAAGTGCTTGAGGGTTAGCCTGTTGAGTGGCTTCAGGAGATTTTGGAGCGTCAGTAGGCTTCGATAAATCCGTAGGTGTCTTACCTTCCAACAATTGCTTAGCAACAGCACCTATGGGTTGGAAGCCTTTGTCACCGATAGTCGAGCCTGGAGTGGCTGGAGTTGTTTGGTCTGACTCGGCGGTTGTTGAGGCTTTAGAATCGCCGGGTTTAGATGTGTCGGAAGTTGAGTGAGTTTTTTCAGGACCGTTTCCGACCGGCTTAGACGTGTCTACCTCAAGAATGTCGAGAGAATTTAATGGCTTAGCATTGGAATTCTTTCCTGAATTGCTGACAACAATTGCCGCCTCAAAATTTCCGCCTCCGGACTTGTCTCCTGGCGAAGAGTAACATTTCTGAGAAAAGCGTCTGGGGTACATATGACACTGAAATGCCTATTGACACACTTGTTACACCCAAATAGGCATTGTTCCTAACGCTTAAGTTTTATGGATTTGCCAGCCAAGGCCAAATCATAAATTCGCTTAAAATCTGCATTATCAGGGCTTAGTAAATGCGCTTCCTGTAGATCCGACACTACTTCACTTTTGGTGAACTTACCTAGTTCATTTTTGGAAATAGCTCTGTAAAAAAAGGCAGACGAGTCATTGGGAAACCTAACTAAGACTTCGTTGCATTTTTTCACGCACTCATCATAGTGACGCGCCATGCATAAGTTCGCCAATAACGCATCATTAGAATCCTGAAAATCGGCTCCAAGGTCAATAGCTCTTTGACTGGCCTTCAATGCCTGCTCATAGCGCTTAGTTTCATAGTAAACACGCGCCAAATGTGCATATAAAGCAGCAAAAGACCGATTCAATGAAATTGCTTTCAAAAGGTCCTTCTCTGCTAAGTCATATTTTTTGAGATAACCATAGGCACCGCCGCGACTCGCATATCCACGATAGTTGTTAGGATTTTCACTGATAAGTCTATTTCCAACCCTGATTGCTTCAAGACACTCAGCCTCGGTTTTACCATGAGCAACAGACGCAAAAAACGAAAGGGTCAAAGTCGCAACCAATGCACAGACCAACAATCTGGAACTCATCGAAAGCACATCCTCAAAAATATTAGAACTCTCATTATACAACGGGACTCTTGGACTCAGTTACAACTAAGGGAGCTTGAACATTGACGCATAGAAGGAACACTTTGTGCCAAGAGCAATCCTATGAAAATGAAGAAGAATAAGAGTATTTGTTCAAACCAATCTTTCCTACAGCACTAAGCGAGCACCGCCGGTAGTCTCACATACTCTTGCACACTAACACTGCAAATACACGGTAAGTCAGCAGCAAGCAGTGCGATGGTCCATATAACTTGCACGCCCATAACCTAAGAAGTCGCACCCAAATTCCGGATGGCTATATAGCCGTAGCAGTGGGCTCAAGTACCGCAAAAAT
Above is a window of Candidatus Obscuribacter sp. DNA encoding:
- a CDS encoding tetratricopeptide repeat protein, with the protein product MYNESSNIFEDVLSMSSRLLVCALVATLTLSFFASVAHGKTEAECLEAIRVGNRLISENPNNYRGYASRGGAYGYLKKYDLAEKDLLKAISLNRSFAALYAHLARVYYETKRYEQALKASQRAIDLGADFQDSNDALLANLCMARHYDECVKKCNEVLVRFPNDSSAFFYRAISKNELGKFTKSEVVSDLQEAHLLSPDNADFKRIYDLALAGKSIKLKR